The window CACATGCTGATAAAATTCAGCCTGACTGGTGGGGGAAGACACTTGCAGGTGTCATACTTGGCTTGGCACTAAGCTTTGGGATCGTTGGTCTTTTCGCTTGGGTGGGCAGTGATGGTTTGATGGAGACGTTAACTCCTGCGAGACAAAGTTGGCGGACTCAATTTAGTATGTGGATGATTTCTCCTATCTGGTTGCTCATTTTGAGTTTTGTTTTTATGTTCAAAAACTCAAAACAAGCAGTACTTTGGCTTGGCGGCGCTAATTTAGTTGTTTACGTTATTTTATTTGTTGTAAGAGGGATGGCATGAAGATCCGCGCCGATATATTAAGGATTTATCAAAGTGTACATACTTGGACGGGAGTAACGACCGGTCTACTGCTGTTTATCGGTTTCTTTGCTGGCGCTATCACCATGTTTGCAGGTAGCATCGACAAGTGGGCAACGCCTCCTTCTCACCATTTGCCTCAAGTCGATGCCAGCCAATATGATGCGCTTATCCACCGTGTATTTAAACAACATCCTGAAGCTCTAAGTGGTATCAATATTAGTTTCGAAGCAGACAATTCTCCAGTTAATTGGTATGAGCAAGGTGGCGCTCGGGGCTTGAGCCTTGATAAAACGCTCTGGCACGGCACTTTAAATGAAGCAGGGGAGCTTGAGGCGCATACCAGCTATATTAATGAGCTATCGTCGTTAGTGGATTATCTTCACCGCAGTGCAGGCATTGCGGGGGAAATTGGCCATGATCAGGCAGGGGTTTATGTACTCGGTATTGCGGCAATTTTGTATTTTATTGCGCTTGTTTCAGGTGTTATTTTCTTATTGCCGAGCTTAGTAAAAAGCTTTTTTGCCCTAAGAGATAAAAAAGGCGCGAGCCGTTTTTGGCTTGATACTCATAACCTAATTGGGATCACTAGCTTACCGTTTCATATTATTATCGCCATCACTGTGATTGTATTCGCATTCCACGATATTTTGTACGATGGTTTAGGTAAATTATATGGAGATAAACCTCTTTTTTCACGTCAAGCCCCCTCAGCTGTTGAATACAAGGTTGAAAACTTGCCAAGTCTCGACGTAATTTTGAAAAAAGCGAAAGACTACGCACCTGACTACCAAGTCAAAGGTATAACCCTGAGTCGATTAAATAGCGCCATGCCTTCTGCGTCAATTCAACTGTTAAGTGATAAACACTTGATGCGTGGACCTAAAACTGACTATTTGTTTATGAACCCTTACACATTTGAAGTATCGGCAAGCAGTGTTGCAGATGATGCGCAAGGGGTTTGGGGTGCGGTAGTGACCACGTTATTTGGTCTTCATTTTGGGAGTTACGGTGGTGAGTTTGGTCGTTGGGCTTATTTTATTATGGGTATTTTAGGCGCAGTGCTGTTTTATACGGGTAACTTATTGTGGCTTGAGAAGCGCCGTAAGCAAAAGCAGCCGGAGCAGTCAAAATCAACCAGAATAATGGGGAAATTGACTGTTGGCGTGGCAATGGGCTCATTACTTGGTGTAGCTGCCGCGTTTGCTGTAACAAAATGGGCCGCCTTGACCACAATAAACATCAATGTTGTGTATATGTGGGTCTATTATCTGTGTTTTGGTTTTACCTTGATTGCAGCGTTCGCTATCGGTATGAGTAAAACGGCAATTTGGTCACAAAAGGCGATTGCCATTTTGTGCTTCTCGTTGCCACTGACTTCAGTCATTGCGTTTGCAATCCCAAGTCTAGGTATTTGGTCTGCGACAGCTTGGTCTTCTATTGGTTTAGAGTTAACTGCTATGATCCTAGGTTTTATTTTTTGGCGAATGGCAGATAAGACAAAGCATAGAGCTTACTATGGCGAAGCCAACAGCATTTGGTTTATTGGTCAGCATAAAACAGAATGTGAATTACAAACGCAGTCTGTATAAAAAACACGTAGAAAGGGGCTGGTAGCTCCTTTTTACTTACAAAGTGCCATCTATTTTTTCAAATCTGTTATCCTACTCGTTTTGCAATTCTCTACGGAAAAATTATGGAGCTTACAGCCTGGTTAAGCCTTGCTGCTATTTGTGTTTTTGGTGCGATGTCGCCAGGTCCAAGTTTAGCGGTTGTCTTGCGTTATAGCCTATTTCATAGTGCCAAACACGGTATTGTCGCAAGCCTTGCGCATGGCTTGGGAGTTGGGATTTATGCCAGCCTAGCAATTTTAGGGTTGTCAGGGCTTATTCATCAATTTCCGATTGTATATCAATTTTTGGTTTACGGTGGTGCTGCCTACTTGGCATGGATGGGGATAAAAATCCTAATGAGTAAGAGCCAAGGGTTGGCGGTATCACAGTCTCAAGCAGCAACGTCGTATGGCAAAGCAGCACAGGATGGTTTTGCAATTGCATTTTTGAATCCGAAATTAGCTATTTTCTTCGTCGCACTCTTTTCGCAGTTTATCGACCCAGAAAAGATGACATTAACGGTAGGTTTTATCATGTGTATCACTGTGCTAACGATAGATGCGTTGTGGTATTTTATTGTCTCAATTTTGAGTGCTTCAGCAAGAGATAAATTCGATTTAACGGCTAAGCGAGCTGTGATTGATAAAATTCTTGGCTGTGCCTTTTTACTGCTCGCCATACGAGTGATTTACCAATCCTTGTAGCCATTGTAAGCACTTCTTGGTCGGCGCTCTATCGTTGCGCTTATCAAGTTGAACTAATCTAACCCCTTGCGCTGTATGTAGTTATGAAGAATAAATGCTTTGAGTTTTTCGTTATCGGTTTTATTCATTGCAAAGGATACGGCGAGCTCCAATGGGCTTGTCACCTTTATCGAGTGGACGTTTGCAAACAGTGGAATAGGGTCGGCAAGATATAATTTAGCTATCCGACTGATCACATTAATTTGGATTGCATTTGCTTGGTAGGGAAAAGTATTAATCAGTCCACCGGATTGGGATATGGAGACCATGTTAAACGGCATCATTTGAGGAGACAATCTAAACCTGACCGGTGTTGATGGGCAGGTACGCCAACTACGTGGGGCACTAGAGTTAGCGGCTTCCACGATATTAGGGGCTTCTAAGTTGTTGTCTAAAATCTCCATCAATGCCGATAGGTCGCTAAGTGGAAACTCGACCTGCTCGTTGGCATTTTTGGCAACGAGACTAAACTGAGAACTATTTGAAATACTCGCAAGTAACTTTTTAATCTCGCTGTGCGTTTGCTGCTTTTGATCCCTAGCTTCCGGCAATAGCGAACCTGCAACGCGATTACCGGCTAGGGTTCGGTTAATGAATTGTAATTCTTCCTTCGTCAATTTCATGATTAAGCACATCCATTGGGTGGTTGATATTTATACAGCAAGGTTTATACCAAATTCCGCTTTGATTGCTACTGCGGCGTTTCTTTTTTTAGTACGGGCTTTGCAATTTGTTCAGCAGTAGACTTCTTGCCATTTAGCCTTCAAATAGGGCAATCTAACGTACCTAAGCGGCAATGAATTGCCCATGAAGCTGTACGTGTTATTTAAGAAAATGAAATATTTCCGTGTTCAGTGGCTATTGATATCAATTCATCGGCTGATTGTTGAAAATATTTATTTGGAATAATGCTTGCAAAGATCCCTCACCGAGATTGTTTTTTAGACTTGCCCAATGCCAACGTTTTTAACTGGACATCAAGTAGCGCTCATAGAGCCTACTTCACTGAACTTTTCACCTGTAGAGCGAGAGAAATTAGTGATCCCGAGCGCTCATAATCAGCTTACAGCAAATGGCAATCACCTTGCTGCTGGTGGGGGGCGTGCTCACACCTTTAAACAAAACTTTATGAATGCCATGAGTAGTGGCTCGTCTAGCGAAACGTCGCAACATGACAAAAGTGAAGCGTTACTGCAGTTCCAATTTGCAGATCACGAAGTTCTATTCGACCTTACAAGCATCGCCTCTCATGATGAGGCTGCTTACGAAAAGCTCCGAGCGTTGTTGGCTGATATAATGACAGGGCCTGTAAAGGTTGATATCAGTAGTAAAGATCAAGCGCAGCAATTACTGTTTAAAAATTTAGAGCTAGATTTCTTAGCGTACAAGGAGCTCTCTGAGCGGCTGGAAATGTTGGCAAAGCTTGACCATGAAACTGAAAGTCAAAAAGCATTGGCACAGCAAGATAAAGATCGCATTCGTGCGGTAATTGCAAGTTTACATGCACGCCTCGAGAAGGGCCAAGAGGCGTTACTTGGTGGAACAACATTAAAAGCGTTGGATGTAAATCGCAAAGATTTTGAGCTTGAATTAGATAGCCTATTTACCACTATTGGCTTTGATTCGGAAATGCCAGTAACCGGCGCGACTTGATTGCCGTGATCATTATTGTTTGCTGGAATTTGTACTTTTTACCAGGTATAAAATGTAGCAGCCCATACCCGAACCTCACCGTTTAAAAAGAACGGGGCTAGACTTTACCTGACATACGTTTTGAGCGAACAAAAGACGGTCGTTAACGTTACTTTTGTTCCACAAAGCGCACGTTCCACTAACTCATGTATGCCCCAAAACGAGCTAGAAAATTTTGCTCAAAGGGCTAACAACACCGTTTGCGCCTTGCTGTAAAACATGGGTATAAATCTGAGTGGTTTTAACGTCTGAATGGCCTAACTGAGCTTGTACTGTTCTAATATCTGCCCCACTTTGTAACAGGTGTGTAGCAAAAGAGTGGGGCGTTATAGGTTTTGTTATTTGTGCTTTTTTGGCTGCGTCTTTAACCGCTTTACGTACTCCTGTTTGATGAAAATGATGTCGGCGGATCTCCCCAGTTTCAGGATCTGCACTTAACTTATATGAGGGAAATAGATACTGCCAAGCAATTGACTTATTGGCGCTAGGATATTTTCTTGCTAGTGCGTTTGGCATCCAAACACCTGCATATCGTTCATTCTGGGAATCTAATTTTAAGTATTCATCAGCCTGAGCAATTTGATTTCTTAGCAAAGGTATAAGTTCTGTGGCGAGAGTAACCACCCGATGTTTATTCCCTTTTCCATTCCAGATCCGAATGTACTTGTAGTCAAAGTCAATGTCCTGAACTCGTAGTTGAACAGCTTCCATTACACGTAAGCCGCTACCATACATTAAGCCTGAAATTAAATAATATCGTTTATTTAAAAACGATATGAGACGTTTAACCCCCTCGGGGGTCATAACAATTGGCAACTTAGATTGGCGCTTGCTTCTGATAAACGTTAGATTGGGGCACAAATCCTGTTTAATTATTTGCTTATACAGAAAAGATAATGCATTTAACGCTGTCGCTTGTGTTTTAGGCGACACAT is drawn from Pseudoalteromonas sp. NC201 and contains these coding sequences:
- a CDS encoding PepSY domain-containing protein, which produces MKIRADILRIYQSVHTWTGVTTGLLLFIGFFAGAITMFAGSIDKWATPPSHHLPQVDASQYDALIHRVFKQHPEALSGINISFEADNSPVNWYEQGGARGLSLDKTLWHGTLNEAGELEAHTSYINELSSLVDYLHRSAGIAGEIGHDQAGVYVLGIAAILYFIALVSGVIFLLPSLVKSFFALRDKKGASRFWLDTHNLIGITSLPFHIIIAITVIVFAFHDILYDGLGKLYGDKPLFSRQAPSAVEYKVENLPSLDVILKKAKDYAPDYQVKGITLSRLNSAMPSASIQLLSDKHLMRGPKTDYLFMNPYTFEVSASSVADDAQGVWGAVVTTLFGLHFGSYGGEFGRWAYFIMGILGAVLFYTGNLLWLEKRRKQKQPEQSKSTRIMGKLTVGVAMGSLLGVAAAFAVTKWAALTTININVVYMWVYYLCFGFTLIAAFAIGMSKTAIWSQKAIAILCFSLPLTSVIAFAIPSLGIWSATAWSSIGLELTAMILGFIFWRMADKTKHRAYYGEANSIWFIGQHKTECELQTQSV
- a CDS encoding LysE family translocator, translated to MELTAWLSLAAICVFGAMSPGPSLAVVLRYSLFHSAKHGIVASLAHGLGVGIYASLAILGLSGLIHQFPIVYQFLVYGGAAYLAWMGIKILMSKSQGLAVSQSQAATSYGKAAQDGFAIAFLNPKLAIFFVALFSQFIDPEKMTLTVGFIMCITVLTIDALWYFIVSILSASARDKFDLTAKRAVIDKILGCAFLLLAIRVIYQSL
- a CDS encoding integron integrase, whose protein sequence is MRTRSPFLNHIAEFMLTKQYSLRTVDTYLKWISSYIHFHDKRHPASMGDNEVVEYLNYLVLKRNVSPKTQATALNALSFLYKQIIKQDLCPNLTFIRSKRQSKLPIVMTPEGVKRLISFLNKRYYLISGLMYGSGLRVMEAVQLRVQDIDFDYKYIRIWNGKGNKHRVVTLATELIPLLRNQIAQADEYLKLDSQNERYAGVWMPNALARKYPSANKSIAWQYLFPSYKLSADPETGEIRRHHFHQTGVRKAVKDAAKKAQITKPITPHSFATHLLQSGADIRTVQAQLGHSDVKTTQIYTHVLQQGANGVVSPLSKIF